The following proteins come from a genomic window of Lolium rigidum isolate FL_2022 chromosome 5, APGP_CSIRO_Lrig_0.1, whole genome shotgun sequence:
- the LOC124654191 gene encoding guanine nucleotide-binding protein-like NSN1, producing the protein MVKKSKKSKSKRVTLKAKHKVLRKVKEHHRKKRKEARKDGKNHKTRVEKDPGIPNEWPFKEQELKNLEVRRAQALKELELKKEARKERARKRKLGLPEDEDIADLAAAASAQGSEFAEKDAAKDIASLAMPKTNDHSERAFYKELVKVIEASDVILEVIDARDPLGTRCVDMEKMVRKADPTKRIVLLLNKIDLVPKESVEKWLTYLREELPTVAFKCNTQEQRTKLGWKSSKLDKTSNVPQSSDCLGAENLIKLLKNYSRSHELKLAITVGIVGLPNVGKSSLINSLKRSRVVNVGSTPGVTRSMQEVQLDKKVKLVDCPGVVMLRSSNTGVSVALRNCKRVEKMEDVITPVKEILTLCPHEKLLSLYKMPSFTSVDDFLQKLATLRGKLKKGGIVDVEAAAKIVLHDWNEGKVPYYTLPPKRAAVEDANAVIISEDGREFNVDEIYKAESSFISGLKSMEDFSHIEIPSNPPPEIDEGMLEDDTTRSEPVQDESMCDVNDREGSKATSGNTQHDKLYTAEGILDPRKKKAEKKRRKGNKFSVLNDMDADYDFKVDYQMKDAGVDDDEDDSKGGDETKESEPMTGVCDA; encoded by the exons ATGgtgaagaaaagcaagaagagcaAGAGCAAGCGCGTCACGCTTAAGGCCAAGCACAAGGTGCTGCGCAAGGTGAAGGAGCACCAtcgcaagaagcgcaaggaggccAGGAAGGACGGCAAGAACCACAAGACTAGGGTCGAGAAGGACCCCGGGATCCCCAACGAGTGGCCCTTCAAGGAGCAGGAGCTCAAGAACCTCGAGGTCCGTCGGGCGCAGGCGCTCAAGGAGCTCGAGCTCAAGAAGGAGGCTCGCAAGGAGAGG GCTAGGAAGAGAAAGCTTGGATTGCCTGAGGATGAAGATATTGCTGATCTTGCAGCTGCTGCTTCTGCACAGGGCAGTGAGTTTGCAGAGAAGGATGCAGCAAAGGATATTGCTTCTTTAGCAATGCCTAAGACCAACG ATCATTCAGAGAGGGCCTTCTACAAGGAGTTGGTTAAAGTTATTGAAGCTTCGGATGTTATTCTCGAGGTTATTGATGCAAGGGACCCACTGGGCACTCGTTGCGTTGACATGGAAAAGATGGTCAGGAAGGCTGATCCAACTAAACGAATTGTGCTGCTTCTCAACAAGATAG ATCTTGTCCCTAAGGAGTCGGTAGAGAAATGGCTTACGTATCTAAGGGAGGAgttgccaactgttgcattcaagTGCAATACTCAAGAGCAGAGGACCAAGCTGGGATGGAAATCATCAAAGCTTGATAAAACAAGCAATGTACCACAAAGCAGTGATTGTCTTGGTGCTGAGAATCTGATTAAACTACTAAAAAATTATTCCAGGAGTCATGAG CTCAAGCTGGCAATCACTGTGGGTATTGTCGGCCTTCCTAATGTTGGCAAGAGCAGCCTAATCAACAGCTTGAAGAGGTCCCGTGTCGTCAATGTTGGTTCTACCCCAGGGGTTACTAGATCAATGCAAGAAGTTCAGTTAGACAAGAAGGTGAAGTTGGTGGATTGTCCTGGTGTAGTGATGCTCAGATCTTCCAACACTGGTGTGTCTGTAGCCCTTCGCAACTGCAAAAGAGTTGAGAAAATGGAAGATGTAATCACTCCTG TTAAGGAAATCCTGACTCTTTGCCCACACGAGAAGTTGCTCTCTCTGTACAAGATGCCAAGCTTTACTTCAGTTGATGATTTCCTTCAAAAACTTGCTACACTCCGCGGTAAATTAAAAAAGGGTGGCATAGTGGATGTTGAGGCTGCTGCAAAAATAGTGCTTCATGACTGGAATGAAG GTAAAGTACCCTATTATACGCTACCACCTAAAAGGGCTGCTGTGGAGGATGCCAATGCAGTAATTATCTCAGAAGAtggaagagaatttaatgttgatgAAATTTACAAAGCCGAGTCTTCATTTATTAGTGGTCTAAAATCCATGGAGGATTTCAGTCATATTGAAATTCCATCTAATCCCCCACCAGAGATTGATGAAGGGATGCTCGAG GATGACACGACGCGGAGTGAACCTGTCCAGGACGAATCCATGTGTGACGTGAATGACCGTGAAGGAAGCAAGGCGACTAGTGGTAACACGCAGCATGACAAGCTGTACACCGCCGAGGGTATACTCgatcctcgcaagaagaaggcagAGAAGAAACGGCGGAAGGGGAACAAGTTCAGCGTGCTGAATGACATGGATGCGGATTATGACTTCAAGGTGGATTATCAAATGAAGGATGctggtgtggatgatgatgaagatgacagcAAAGGTGGAGACGAAACCAAGGAGAGTGAGCCCATGACTGGTGTTTGTGATGCGTGA
- the LOC124655203 gene encoding SWR1 complex subunit 6, translating into MDGDDENAGPFRRTSSRTRRMASRMASALSSSDNRAQAALARLDALESDNAGAEVVDLNDDEYGSTDEEDHVLMQKKQSKNMKRKTRQGKALEKRAVRSFMDVLQEANLESLPSHVPTYLRAAVGLPSTSSRRHYCSVCGSSSNYTCPRCGTRFCSCRCQVIHNDTRCLKFVA; encoded by the exons ATGGACGGGGACGACGAGAATGCGGGGCCCTTCCGTCGCACCAGCTCGCGGACGCGGCGGATGGCCTCGCGCATGGCTTCCGCCCTCTCCAGCTCCGACAACCGCGCTCAG GCTGCATTAGCTCGTCTTGACGCTCTTGAGAGTGATAATGCTGGGGCTGAGGTGGTGGATCTCAACGATGATGAGTATGGATCTACTGATGAGGAGGACCATG TTTTGATGCAAAAGAAGCAGTCAAAGAACATGAAACGCAAGACAAGGCAAGGAAAAGCTTTGGAGAAGAGGGCCGTAAGATCTTTTATGGATGTGCTACAAGAG GCAAATCTGGAGTCCTTGCCATCTCATGTCCCAACATATTTGAGGGCTGCTGTGGGTCTGCCAAGCACTTCATCCCGACGCCATTACTGCTCCGTCTGTGGGAGTTCTTCAAATTATACATGCCCCCGGTGTGGGACACGGTTCTGTTCATGCCGCTGCCAAGTCATACACAACGATACCCGCTGCCTGAAATTTGTTGCTTAA
- the LOC124657847 gene encoding putative laccase-17, whose product MSSSVCYVVLGLAAALLLCCSQPAIAKEQRHEFVIQEASVTRLCNARTIVTANGQYPGPTVEVSEGDSLVVNVVNNGTYNITIHWHGVRQMRTGWSDGPEFVTQCPIRPGKSYTYRFTVTAQEGTLWWHAHSSWLRATVYGALVIRPRDAVPYPFDFHGEIAPIMLGEWWDMNPIDVIRTATRTGAAPNISDALTMNGQPGDLYNCSSQDTTVFAVKTGETNLLRFINAALNTELFVSLAGHNMTVVGADASYTKPYTTSVIVLGPGQTTDVLVTFDQPPGRYYLAARAYASAQGVPFDNTTTTAIFDYGASSMASPAMPTLPAYNDTATVTAFTTSLSNLHAVELPSAVDEDLFFTVGVGLFNCSAAQNCGGPNGTRFAASMNNVSFVLPSTVSLLQAHYQGSAAANGVFTTDFPANPTVQFDYTAQNVSRALWQPVPGTKLYKLKFGSVVQVVLQGTNIFAGENHPIHIHGYDFFILAEGFGNFDAATDTAKFNLHDPPMRNTVGVPVNGWAVIRFVADNPGVWLMHCHLDVHITWGLAMAFLVEDGVGELQSLGAPPPDLPVC is encoded by the exons ATGTCAAGTTCAGTCTGCTATGTGGTCCTTGGCCTTGCTGCTGCTCTTCTTCTCTGCTGCTCCCAGCCGGCAATTGCCAAGGAGCAACGCCATGAGTTCGTG ATCCAGGAGGCGTCGGTGACGAGGCTGTGCAACGCCCGGACCATCGTGACGGCGAACGGGCAGTACCCGGGGCCGACGGTGGAGGTGAGCGAGGGCGACTCCCTCGTCGTCAACGTCGTCAACAACGGCACCTACAACATCACCATCCACTG GCACGGTGTTCGGCAGATGCGGACGGGGTGGTCGGACGGACCGGAGTTCGTGACGCAGTGCCCGATCCGGCCGGGGAAGAGCTACACCTACCGCTTCACGGTGACGGCGCAGGAGGGCACGCTGTGGTGGCACGCCCACAGCTCGTGGCTCAGGGCCACCGTCTACGGCGCGCTCGTCATCCGCCCACGCGACGCCGTCCCTTACCCGTTCGACTTCCACGGGGAGATCGCCCCCATCATGCTCG GTGAATGGTGGGACATGAACCCCATCGACGTCATCCGCACCGCCACGCGCACCGGTGCAGCTCCCAACATCTCCGATGCCCTCACCATGAACGGCCAACCCGGTGACCTCTACAACTGCTCCTCCCAAGACACTACCGTGTTCGCCGTGAAGACCGGCGAGACCAACCTGCTGCGGTTCATCAACGCTGCGCTCAACACGGAGCTCTTCGTCTCCCTCGCCGGCCACAACATGACCGTCGTGGGCGCCGACGCctcctacaccaagccgtacaccACATCAGTCATAGTGCTCGGCCCCGGCCAGACCACAGACGTCCTCGTCACCTTCGACCAGccacctggccggtactacctcgCCGCCCGGGCTTACGCCAGTGCGCAGGGCGTGCCCTtcgacaacaccaccaccaccgccatcttcgacTACGGCGCCAGCAGCATGGCAAGCCCGGCGATGCCAACCCTCCCGGCGTACAACGACACTGCCACGGTGACTGCATTCACGACAAGCCTAAGCAACCTCCACGCGGTGGAGCTTCCCTCGGCCGTCGACGAGGACCTTTTCTTCACCGTCGGCGTCGGCCTCTTCAACTGCTCCGCTGCGCAGAACTGCGGCGGTCCCAACGGGACGCGGTTTGCGGCGAGCATGAACAACGTCTCCTTCGTGCTCCCCTCCACTGTATCCCTCCTCCAGGCGCACTACCAGGGCAGTGCAGCTGCGAACGGCGTCTTCACCACCGACTTCCCGGCCAACCCGACGGTGCAGTTTGACTACACTGCGCAGAACGTCAGTCGTGCGCTCTGGCAGCCAGTACCGGGCACCAAGCTGTACAAGCTCAAGTTCGGCTCGGTGGTGCAGGTCGTGCTCCAGGGCACCAACATCTTCGCTGGGGAGAACCACCCTATCCACATCCACGGCTACGATTTCTTCATCCTCGCCGAGGGCTTTGGCAACTTCGATGCCGCGACCGACACCGCAAAGTTCAACCTGCATGACCCGCCAATGAGGAATACGGTGGGCGTCCCAGTAAACGGGTGGGCAGTCATCCGGTTCGTCGCCGACAACCCCGGGGTCTGGCTGATGCACTGCCATCTGGATGTGCACATCACCTGGGGCCTCGCCATGGCCTTccttgtggaggatggagttggagaGCTGCAGTCCCTGGGGGCACCGCCGCCAGACCTGCCAGTTTGCTGA